In Candidatus Desulfofervidus auxilii, one genomic interval encodes:
- the asnB gene encoding asparagine synthase (glutamine-hydrolyzing), which produces MCGICGILNFHSLYSFQEKQNILSHMLYLLQHRGPDAFGIYLDKNIGLGHTRLSIIDLERGDQPIHNEDKSIWIVYNGEIFNYPELRNDLIKKGHHFYTQTDTEVIVHLYEEKGENLFSYLNGQFALAIWDKKRNKLLLARDRLGIRPLFYTFLNNTFIFASEIKAIFALQRVPREIDLEALAQIFTFWTTIIPKTIFKGIFEIPPGCYLVVDKKNQLKIERYWQFSFLEIQETSSLNVKTLKEKLYNLLLDAVKIRLRADVPVGAYLSGGLDSTIITSLIKHYFNNKLKTFSIGFSDQRFDETPYQKKAVEALKTDHQSIYCTYEDIGKVFPKVIWHTEKPILRTAPAPLYLLSRLVRENHFKVVLTGEGADEIFAGYNIFKEAKIRYFWSKQPESKLRPLLLKKIYPYIFKDSDKNWAFLVAFFKKHLNETHLPYYSHILRWENTANLWHYFSPQIKSIINGYNPINEVLSTLPHEFNKWHHLSKAQYLEISIFLSTYLLSSQGDRMAMAHSVEGRFPFLDHRVVEFAAYLPTFLKLNGLNEKYILKETFSNLIPEIVKKRPKQPYRAPISQCFINERPQDYVKELLSTESIEKNGYFNAKIAQKLIEKYYKQNGILSERENMALVGILSTQLVDYLFIKNFPKINFPIKDKKTMRVFGHEE; this is translated from the coding sequence ATGTGTGGTATTTGTGGCATACTAAATTTTCATTCACTTTATTCCTTTCAAGAAAAACAAAATATTCTTTCACACATGCTTTATCTCTTACAACATCGGGGGCCAGATGCCTTTGGAATTTATTTAGACAAAAATATTGGGTTAGGACATACCAGACTAAGCATTATTGATCTAGAAAGAGGAGACCAACCTATTCACAATGAAGATAAAAGTATCTGGATTGTTTATAACGGAGAAATTTTTAATTATCCTGAATTAAGAAATGATTTAATCAAAAAAGGACACCATTTTTACACTCAAACAGATACAGAAGTAATTGTGCATCTTTATGAAGAAAAAGGAGAAAATCTTTTTAGTTATCTTAATGGACAATTTGCTCTTGCTATCTGGGATAAAAAAAGAAACAAGCTCCTTTTGGCTAGAGACCGTTTAGGAATTCGTCCCCTATTTTATACATTTTTAAATAACACCTTTATCTTTGCTTCAGAAATAAAGGCAATCTTTGCCTTACAGCGAGTTCCAAGAGAGATTGATTTAGAAGCATTAGCACAAATATTTACTTTCTGGACAACAATAATACCAAAAACAATATTTAAAGGTATCTTTGAAATCCCTCCTGGATGTTATTTAGTTGTTGATAAAAAAAATCAGCTTAAAATAGAGCGCTATTGGCAATTTTCTTTTCTAGAAATACAAGAAACTTCTTCTTTAAATGTGAAGACTTTAAAAGAAAAATTGTATAATTTATTATTAGATGCGGTAAAAATAAGACTCAGAGCAGATGTTCCTGTCGGTGCCTATTTAAGTGGAGGGCTAGACTCCACTATTATTACTTCTTTAATTAAACATTATTTCAACAACAAACTTAAAACATTTTCTATTGGTTTTAGTGACCAAAGATTTGATGAAACACCATATCAAAAAAAAGCAGTTGAAGCATTAAAAACAGACCATCAGTCTATTTATTGCACTTATGAGGACATTGGCAAGGTATTTCCTAAAGTCATCTGGCATACAGAAAAGCCAATTCTTCGTACTGCTCCAGCCCCTTTATATTTACTCTCAAGATTGGTAAGAGAAAACCACTTTAAGGTAGTGCTTACGGGTGAGGGTGCAGATGAGATTTTTGCTGGCTATAATATTTTTAAAGAAGCAAAAATACGCTATTTCTGGTCAAAACAACCTGAGTCAAAGTTACGTCCACTGTTACTAAAAAAGATTTATCCCTATATTTTCAAAGATAGTGATAAAAATTGGGCATTTTTAGTGGCATTTTTTAAAAAACATCTAAACGAAACACATTTGCCATATTATTCGCATATCTTACGCTGGGAAAATACTGCTAATTTATGGCATTATTTCTCACCCCAAATTAAATCTATTATAAATGGATATAATCCCATAAATGAAGTTTTAAGCACATTACCTCACGAGTTCAATAAATGGCATCATTTATCTAAGGCACAATATCTTGAAATTTCTATCTTTTTATCTACATATCTGCTCTCCTCGCAAGGAGACCGCATGGCTATGGCACATTCAGTTGAAGGACGCTTTCCTTTTTTAGACCATAGGGTGGTAGAATTTGCTGCCTATTTGCCAACTTTTTTAAAGTTAAATGGATTAAACGAAAAATATATATTAAAAGAAACATTTTCTAATCTTATACCAGAGATAGTAAAAAAAAGACCAAAACAGCCTTATCGTGCTCCGATAAGTCAATGTTTTATAAATGAAAGACCACAAGATTATGTAAAAGAACTTTTATCAACAGAAAGTATTGAAAAAAATGGTTATTTTAATGCAAAAATTGCTCAAAAACTCATAGAAAAGTATTATAAACAAAATGGTATACTTAGTGAAAGGGAAAATATGGCTTTGGTAGGCATTCTTTCTACACAATTAGTTGATTATTTATTTATTAAGAACTTTCCAAAGATAAACTTTCCGATAAAGGATAAAAAGACCATGAGGGTGTTTGGCCATGAAGAATAA
- a CDS encoding acyl carrier protein — protein MKNNIEQKIRDFIRDNFLMGEDDGNLSSNDSLLEKGIIDSVGILELVSFLEETFDIKVQDEELVPENLDSIAFIVNYIQHKKPELRG, from the coding sequence ATGAAGAATAACATTGAGCAAAAAATAAGAGATTTTATTAGGGACAACTTTCTCATGGGCGAAGATGACGGTAATCTCTCTTCTAATGATTCTCTCTTAGAAAAAGGAATTATTGACTCCGTAGGTATCCTTGAACTTGTATCCTTTCTAGAAGAAACTTTTGACATTAAAGTACAGGATGAAGAGCTTGTGCCTGAAAATCTAGATTCAATCGCATTTATTGTCAATTACATTCAGCATAAGAAACCTGAATTAAGAGGTTAA
- a CDS encoding class I adenylate-forming enzyme family protein, translated as MLVNHFLENSAQRLPEKVCLVFKDKRFTYAEINKTSNQLAHTLIELGIKRGDRVAIYIENSPEVVISLFGILKAGAIFSVLNPLIKPRKLQYILNNCQASCLVTHTTKLSALLEIINALPHLKSIILAGDKKEIELKNKTIIFWEDITSYPKTQPSSKCIDQDLATIIYTSGSTGEPKGVMFTHHGMVSAATSIIQYLENVESDIILDVLPLSFDYGLYQVLMAFKIGARVVLDRPFSYPYPVIELMLKEKITGFPGVPTIFAFLLSLENIQKYNFDFVRYVTNTAAALPPAFIPKLQKLFPNAKIYSMYGLTECKRVSYLPPKDLEKKPTSVGIPMPNTEVYIVNEKGEKVRPGEVGELVVRGSNLMRGYWGDPEATEKVLRPSPYPGEKVLYTGDLFKIDEDGYLYFVGRKDDMIKSRGERISPKEIENVLYELKGVKEAAVIGVPDQLLGQVIKAFIVTKDSIKLTEKDVIKHCTKHLEYFMVPKYVEFRSSLPKTSTGKIKKTGLE; from the coding sequence ATGTTGGTAAATCATTTTCTTGAAAATAGTGCTCAAAGGTTACCTGAAAAGGTCTGTTTAGTATTTAAAGACAAGCGTTTTACCTATGCAGAGATAAACAAAACCTCAAACCAGCTTGCTCATACTTTAATAGAGCTAGGCATAAAACGTGGTGATAGAGTAGCTATATACATAGAAAACTCACCTGAAGTAGTTATTTCTCTTTTTGGTATTTTAAAGGCTGGTGCAATATTTTCTGTTTTAAATCCTTTAATTAAGCCAAGAAAATTACAATATATTTTAAACAATTGTCAAGCAAGTTGCCTAGTCACCCACACAACTAAATTGTCTGCACTTTTAGAAATAATTAACGCTTTACCACATCTTAAATCTATTATTTTAGCAGGTGATAAAAAAGAAATAGAATTAAAAAACAAAACAATCATTTTCTGGGAAGATATTACTTCTTATCCCAAAACACAACCCTCCTCTAAATGTATTGACCAAGACCTTGCTACAATTATTTACACTTCTGGCTCTACTGGTGAGCCTAAAGGTGTGATGTTTACTCACCACGGCATGGTCTCTGCTGCTACTTCTATTATCCAATACCTAGAAAATGTTGAATCTGACATCATCCTTGATGTTTTGCCTCTTTCTTTTGATTATGGTCTTTATCAAGTGCTTATGGCATTTAAAATCGGGGCAAGGGTAGTCCTGGATAGACCATTTTCTTATCCATACCCTGTTATTGAACTTATGTTAAAAGAAAAAATAACAGGTTTTCCGGGTGTCCCTACTATCTTTGCCTTTTTACTTAGCCTTGAAAATATTCAAAAATATAATTTTGATTTTGTCCGTTATGTAACTAACACCGCTGCTGCCCTACCCCCTGCCTTTATCCCAAAGCTTCAAAAACTTTTTCCTAATGCAAAAATTTATTCTATGTATGGTCTAACAGAGTGTAAAAGGGTATCTTACCTTCCTCCAAAGGACTTAGAAAAAAAGCCAACTTCTGTAGGCATACCTATGCCTAATACCGAAGTCTATATTGTTAATGAAAAAGGAGAAAAAGTAAGACCAGGAGAAGTAGGAGAGTTGGTAGTAAGAGGCTCAAATCTCATGCGTGGCTATTGGGGAGACCCTGAAGCTACAGAAAAGGTTTTAAGACCATCCCCATATCCTGGTGAAAAGGTGCTTTATACAGGTGATCTCTTTAAGATAGATGAAGATGGCTATTTATATTTTGTTGGTCGTAAAGACGATATGATTAAGAGTCGCGGCGAAAGAATTAGCCCAAAAGAGATAGAAAATGTCCTTTATGAACTTAAAGGTGTAAAAGAAGCAGCGGTTATCGGTGTGCCTGATCAACTTTTGGGACAAGTAATAAAGGCCTTCATTGTGACAAAAGATAGTATAAAACTTACTGAAAAGGATGTTATAAAACATTGTACCAAGCATTTAGAATATTTTATGGTTCCCAAATATGTTGAATTTCGTTCTTCTCTTCCTAAGACTTCTACCGGAAAGATTAAAAAAACAGGGTTAGAATAA
- a CDS encoding 7-cyano-7-deazaguanine synthase produces MKICKNCVLPETFPNIRFNEDGICNYCLEFKSKKNWQEEKQKYLNRFKTIVKEHKGKQPIDCLVAYSGGKDSTYTLYILKEQFNLRLLALTFDNGFISPKALKNMKKVTEVLDIDHIIIKPRFELLKKIFVASAKKTLYSKKALERASSICTSCIAFVKSLSLKTAIEKHIPFVAFGWSPGQAPLLSSVLKTNPLLIKSTQKVIEDALRKIVKDEIKPYFLESHHFKKPELFPYLTHPLAFLEYNEEAILEKIKQFGWERPDDTDPNSTNCLLNAFANKLHKEQFHFHPYALEIAGLVRTGIMSREEGLKRLNQPENLEIIKWVKKRLGL; encoded by the coding sequence ATGAAAATCTGCAAAAATTGTGTATTACCAGAAACATTTCCAAACATTCGTTTTAATGAAGATGGTATATGCAATTACTGTCTAGAATTTAAATCTAAGAAAAACTGGCAGGAAGAAAAGCAAAAATATTTAAATCGTTTTAAGACAATTGTAAAAGAACACAAGGGCAAACAACCAATTGATTGCCTTGTTGCATATAGTGGTGGTAAAGATAGCACTTATACTCTTTATATTTTAAAAGAGCAATTTAATTTACGACTCTTGGCCCTTACCTTTGACAATGGTTTTATCTCACCAAAGGCATTAAAAAATATGAAAAAAGTTACTGAGGTTTTAGACATAGATCATATTATTATTAAGCCCCGTTTTGAACTTTTAAAAAAGATATTTGTTGCTTCAGCCAAAAAAACACTTTATTCTAAAAAGGCCTTGGAACGAGCAAGTAGTATTTGCACCTCATGTATTGCTTTTGTTAAATCCCTTTCTTTAAAAACCGCCATTGAAAAACATATTCCTTTTGTTGCCTTTGGCTGGTCACCTGGACAAGCACCTTTGCTTTCCTCAGTATTAAAAACAAATCCTTTACTTATAAAGTCCACTCAAAAAGTGATTGAAGATGCATTAAGAAAAATAGTTAAAGATGAAATTAAACCTTATTTTTTGGAAAGCCATCACTTTAAAAAACCAGAACTTTTTCCTTATCTAACACATCCACTTGCTTTTCTTGAATATAATGAAGAGGCCATTTTGGAAAAAATCAAACAATTTGGTTGGGAAAGGCCTGATGATACTGACCCAAATTCTACTAACTGTTTGCTTAATGCCTTTGCTAATAAATTGCACAAAGAACAATTTCACTTTCACCCCTATGCCCTTGAAATTGCAGGTCTTGTAAGGACTGGTATAATGAGCAGAGAAGAAGGTTTAAAACGCCTTAATCAGCCAGAAAACTTAGAAATAATTAAATGGGTAAAAAAAAGACTTGGACTGTAA
- a CDS encoding four helix bundle protein, translated as MGKKKTWTVNAVISIPSNIAEGYMRGSREYIQFLRIALGSAAELETQLSLSKDLGFCSYNEFEKICYINQEVIKLLKTYINRLSK; from the coding sequence ATGGGTAAAAAAAAGACTTGGACTGTAAATGCAGTGATTTCCATACCTTCAAATATAGCTGAAGGATATATGAGAGGTTCAAGAGAATATATCCAATTTTTAAGAATTGCTTTAGGTTCGGCAGCGGAATTAGAAACTCAACTTTCTTTAAGTAAAGACTTAGGTTTTTGTAGTTATAATGAATTTGAAAAAATTTGTTATATAAATCAAGAAGTCATAAAACTTCTTAAAACATATATCAACCGGTTGTCTAAATAG
- the larC gene encoding nickel pincer cofactor biosynthesis protein LarC, whose amino-acid sequence MLTLNNKFCYFDLFNGISGDMAIAAFIDAGFPVDKINETLSKLNLNNVKLHATKVVDKGISGTRISIDTNSQNHWHNYKDIASLIKNSKLEKNIQNIALKILEVLAKAEAKIHNLPLNDVHFHEVGAIDTIVDIISFATIIHEWNLTNFFVSPLPFFKGTVETQHGILPLPAPAVVEILKGYKWKPTNIEGELITPTGAAILKAVNAQQIDTIFPHFCIEKIGHGFGTKSFKNRANYLRVFTGIIHENSASYGIEEEIHGLEFQLDDITPEVVGYIKEKLESFPVLDYMIIPVQMKKERPGFYFKIFIKENYYDLLNFIFQQTGTLGIRISPIKRIILKREIKEIDTPYGKIRCKIAYFKNKAINIKPEFEDCKRIATEKNIPFKKLLQDISSYLKVFYE is encoded by the coding sequence GTGTTAACGTTAAATAACAAATTCTGCTATTTTGACCTTTTTAATGGCATTAGTGGTGATATGGCAATTGCCGCATTTATTGATGCAGGCTTTCCTGTTGATAAAATAAATGAAACCTTAAGTAAATTAAATTTGAACAATGTAAAACTACATGCTACTAAAGTAGTTGACAAGGGTATTTCAGGAACAAGAATATCTATAGATACAAACTCTCAAAATCATTGGCATAATTATAAAGACATTGCTTCTTTAATAAAAAACTCTAAACTAGAGAAAAACATCCAAAATATAGCTTTAAAAATTCTTGAAGTCTTAGCCAAGGCAGAAGCAAAAATTCATAATTTACCTTTAAACGACGTACATTTTCATGAAGTTGGTGCTATAGACACTATTGTTGATATTATTTCCTTTGCTACAATTATTCATGAATGGAATCTCACTAATTTCTTTGTTTCACCTTTACCTTTCTTTAAAGGTACTGTTGAAACCCAACATGGTATACTTCCCCTTCCTGCACCAGCGGTAGTAGAAATATTAAAAGGTTATAAATGGAAACCTACAAATATTGAAGGAGAGCTTATTACCCCTACCGGAGCTGCTATATTAAAGGCAGTAAATGCTCAACAAATAGATACTATTTTTCCACATTTTTGTATAGAAAAAATAGGCCATGGCTTTGGAACAAAAAGCTTTAAAAATCGTGCTAATTATCTTAGAGTTTTTACAGGCATCATTCACGAAAATTCAGCAAGCTACGGCATTGAAGAAGAAATACATGGATTAGAATTCCAACTAGACGATATCACACCAGAAGTAGTTGGCTATATAAAAGAAAAATTAGAATCCTTTCCCGTTTTGGACTACATGATAATCCCTGTCCAGATGAAAAAAGAAAGACCTGGATTTTATTTTAAAATTTTTATAAAAGAAAATTATTATGACCTTTTAAACTTCATCTTCCAACAAACAGGCACCCTTGGTATTAGAATAAGTCCTATTAAGAGAATTATTTTGAAAAGAGAAATTAAAGAAATTGACACCCCTTATGGAAAAATAAGATGCAAAATAGCTTATTTTAAAAATAAAGCTATCAATATCAAACCAGAATTTGAAGATTGCAAACGCATTGCTACAGAAAAAAATATCCCTTTTAAAAAACTACTGCAAGATATATCTAGTTACCTAAAAGTATTTTATGAGTGA
- the larE gene encoding ATP-dependent sacrificial sulfur transferase LarE: MSEINFKYDNLKNLLKEYKKIAIAFSGGTDSFLLSYIAKQVLIPDKILLIFINHDFFPSYLKAKTIKRAQFLRIPFLSINISLLHFPNLIANSTNRCYLCKKICFQQLKKTVFNPGFEIICDGTNKTDLILDNRPGIKALNELNIKSPFCEIGLTKQDIFHLYEKLGIKKFILPPNSCLATRVKTGIKLDKSLLSKIDKAENYLIKKGFMGVRVRTDGNQVKIQVFPWQIPYLINIKKEIELVLKKIGFKHITIDKNGYRPIGLDYETKTLTII, from the coding sequence ATGAGTGAAATAAATTTTAAATACGATAATCTTAAAAACCTTCTCAAAGAATATAAAAAAATAGCTATTGCCTTCTCAGGTGGTACAGATAGTTTTTTACTATCCTATATAGCTAAACAGGTATTAATTCCAGACAAAATCTTACTTATTTTTATAAACCACGATTTTTTCCCTAGCTATTTAAAAGCAAAAACCATAAAAAGGGCACAATTCCTTAGAATTCCATTTCTTTCAATAAACATTTCCTTGCTTCATTTTCCCAATCTTATAGCTAACTCAACAAACCGATGTTATCTTTGTAAAAAGATATGTTTTCAACAGCTTAAAAAAACTGTATTCAATCCAGGATTTGAAATCATTTGTGATGGAACAAATAAAACTGATTTAATCTTAGACAACCGTCCTGGTATAAAGGCCCTAAATGAGCTTAATATCAAATCTCCTTTTTGCGAAATAGGTCTTACTAAACAAGACATTTTTCACCTTTATGAAAAATTGGGGATTAAAAAATTCATTCTACCTCCTAATTCTTGTCTAGCAACAAGAGTAAAAACAGGTATAAAATTAGATAAATCATTGTTATCAAAAATAGATAAGGCTGAAAACTATCTGATAAAAAAAGGATTTATGGGTGTAAGAGTAAGGACTGATGGTAATCAGGTAAAGATTCAGGTTTTTCCGTGGCAAATTCCTTATTTAATAAACATAAAAAAAGAAATTGAACTTGTTTTGAAAAAAATTGGTTTTAAACATATCACTATTGACAAAAATGGTTATAGACCCATTGGTCTAGATTATGAAACAAAAACTCTTACAATTATTTAA
- the larB gene encoding nickel pincer cofactor biosynthesis protein LarB — MKQKLLQLFKDLEQGTISIEKAIDHLKYLPYEDFGHIKFDFHRELRTGIGEIIYGKDKTIEMLIKIINSLKQKEKNICITKLPKTKAKKLLKIFNEGYYNELAKVFLLYKNKPKSNKQKKIPIITAGSSDIYVAEEAKEILNFLGSKCIFIYDVGVAGLHRILSYKKIIEKSKVLIVVAGMDGVLPSIIGGIFGKPIIAVPTSVGYGANFKGLSALLTMLNSCAPGVCVVNIDNGFGAAYIAHMLNK; from the coding sequence ATGAAACAAAAACTCTTACAATTATTTAAAGACCTTGAACAAGGCACCATTTCTATTGAAAAGGCAATAGACCATCTTAAATATCTTCCTTATGAGGACTTTGGACACATAAAATTCGATTTCCATAGAGAACTTAGGACTGGTATTGGAGAAATTATATATGGCAAAGATAAAACCATTGAAATGCTTATTAAAATAATAAATTCTTTAAAACAAAAAGAAAAAAATATTTGCATAACCAAGCTTCCAAAAACAAAGGCCAAAAAACTTTTAAAAATCTTTAATGAAGGTTATTATAACGAATTAGCTAAAGTTTTTCTTCTTTATAAAAACAAGCCTAAAAGCAATAAGCAGAAAAAAATTCCGATAATCACTGCCGGCAGTAGCGATATATATGTAGCTGAGGAAGCCAAAGAAATTCTAAATTTTTTAGGAAGTAAGTGTATCTTTATATATGATGTAGGGGTAGCTGGATTACACCGCATTCTTTCCTATAAAAAAATTATTGAAAAAAGCAAAGTCCTTATTGTAGTAGCAGGCATGGATGGAGTACTTCCAAGCATAATCGGTGGTATATTTGGAAAGCCCATTATTGCCGTCCCAACCAGTGTAGGTTATGGAGCGAATTTTAAAGGCCTTTCAGCCCTATTAACGATGCTAAATAGCTGTGCCCCAGGCGTTTGTGTAGTAAATATTGACAATGGCTTTGGCGCCGCTTACATCGCCCATATGTTAAATAAATAA
- a CDS encoding DUF362 domain-containing protein: protein MNFTRRLFLKILTLAGAILYFPFNKKNKIFAFPELDKSIYSEIDEKSYVICVHNPNATSWDYKTGYYIEYINQEEINKMLDKALLALTGEKEVYLAWKNVMSKYKPGDKIALKPNFNCADKPYARVCQEIMTAPQVINTVIKGLTQYIGVPEKDIYIYDLCRPIPYNIIRKYIPYNVNFIEKPSHSILDRIKIKLKIGLAAPDMSGPIEMREKITDSEGNFITCYIPKLLTECQHLINLPIVKYHQFLVVTGPLKNHFGTVRFSNLSLYPVYLHGKVLHKSIVDLNRNPHIKNKTRLVVADFLFGSYDYKTAEHKTEVKRKWKTFPMGETPNCLLVSKDPVALESVMYFYLIKERKFHGLPIGSDHYLYDAMKFGLGIHERVESEEEFKSIKLIKISI from the coding sequence ATGAACTTCACCCGTAGACTCTTTCTTAAAATCTTAACATTAGCAGGAGCAATACTTTATTTTCCTTTTAATAAAAAAAATAAAATATTTGCCTTTCCAGAACTTGATAAATCTATATACAGTGAGATAGACGAAAAATCATATGTTATCTGTGTCCATAATCCCAATGCTACATCTTGGGATTATAAAACAGGTTATTATATTGAATACATTAATCAAGAAGAAATTAATAAAATGTTAGATAAAGCCCTTCTCGCCCTTACAGGCGAAAAAGAAGTTTATTTGGCTTGGAAAAATGTTATGAGTAAATACAAACCAGGAGACAAAATAGCTTTAAAACCCAATTTTAATTGTGCTGATAAACCTTATGCCAGAGTTTGTCAAGAAATTATGACTGCTCCTCAAGTTATAAACACAGTAATTAAAGGTCTTACACAATATATAGGTGTTCCAGAAAAAGATATTTATATCTATGACCTTTGTAGGCCTATTCCTTATAACATAATTAGAAAATACATCCCTTACAATGTAAATTTTATTGAAAAACCAAGTCATTCAATTTTAGATAGAATAAAGATTAAACTAAAAATAGGACTTGCTGCACCGGATATGTCAGGACCTATTGAGATGAGAGAGAAAATAACAGATTCAGAAGGAAATTTTATCACTTGTTATATACCTAAACTCCTTACTGAGTGCCAACATTTAATAAACTTACCTATAGTTAAATACCATCAATTTCTTGTAGTTACAGGCCCTTTAAAGAATCATTTTGGCACTGTAAGATTTAGTAATCTGTCTTTATATCCTGTATATCTTCATGGAAAGGTATTGCATAAATCCATCGTAGACCTCAATCGTAATCCTCATATTAAAAATAAGACAAGGCTTGTAGTAGCTGATTTTCTATTTGGCTCTTATGACTATAAAACTGCAGAACATAAAACAGAAGTAAAGAGGAAATGGAAAACCTTTCCCATGGGTGAGACTCCTAATTGTTTACTAGTTTCCAAAGACCCAGTAGCACTGGAATCTGTAATGTATTTTTATCTTATAAAAGAAAGAAAATTTCATGGACTTCCTATTGGCTCAGATCATTATTTATACGATGCTATGAAATTTGGGCTTGGAATCCATGAAAGAGTAGAATCTGAAGAAGAATTTAAATCTATAAAATTAATTAAAATTTCTATTTAA
- a CDS encoding glycosyltransferase family 4 protein, which yields MKSNKINVLFIEPGFGYGGSTMFLLYTLKALNKEKFNPHILFYYRAYGPDIKKFFTYGFKPISLNYDVTKRRDFWGRQKKQKHPLICKFNNYTSFFIDLTKYDIPMALSIAKYIKNKDIKVIVFNNDIHFHIPGLLASIFTRTPCICRKAGIGGGGKISKILAIFVDKFIASSKATMRDYLSNGLPPKKITLIYEGVDIDAFSKSQKNIDVIKKELGIPKEITVLTSISRISPGKGHLELLEALSLVKKETPNFCLLIVGDDFLNKTFVKKVKNKVNELNLQKNVIFTGWCSDIAKILAITDIFIHCPTTWREAMGIANLEAMAMGKPTIVSDNEGLVEAVVNEVTGIIVPPGNIQALAQAILKLIKDKTLANTLGKNAYKRAKDIFNIKKNIKPLEEIILTLANEK from the coding sequence ATGAAATCAAATAAAATAAATGTTCTCTTTATTGAACCTGGATTTGGTTATGGTGGTTCTACGATGTTTTTGTTATATACACTTAAAGCCTTAAATAAAGAAAAATTTAATCCTCATATCCTGTTTTATTATCGTGCTTATGGGCCTGATATAAAGAAATTTTTTACTTATGGATTTAAACCTATCTCTCTAAATTATGACGTTACAAAAAGAAGAGACTTTTGGGGTAGACAAAAAAAACAAAAACATCCTTTAATCTGTAAATTTAATAATTATACATCATTTTTTATAGACTTAACAAAGTACGATATCCCCATGGCTTTAAGTATCGCTAAATATATAAAAAACAAAGATATTAAAGTCATTGTTTTTAACAATGATATTCATTTCCATATCCCCGGCCTTTTAGCCTCTATTTTTACTCGTACTCCTTGCATTTGTCGCAAAGCAGGAATTGGTGGAGGAGGAAAGATAAGCAAAATTTTGGCTATATTTGTAGATAAATTTATTGCAAGTTCAAAGGCTACTATGCGTGATTATCTTTCAAATGGATTACCTCCAAAAAAAATTACCCTTATTTATGAAGGTGTAGATATTGATGCATTTTCTAAAAGTCAAAAAAATATTGATGTTATTAAAAAAGAATTAGGTATACCAAAAGAAATCACTGTCCTTACTTCTATTTCCAGAATTTCTCCTGGCAAAGGTCATCTTGAGCTACTTGAGGCACTTTCTTTAGTTAAAAAAGAAACACCTAACTTTTGCCTTTTAATTGTGGGTGATGATTTTTTAAATAAAACATTTGTTAAAAAAGTAAAAAATAAAGTAAATGAATTAAATCTGCAAAAAAATGTAATTTTTACTGGTTGGTGCTCAGATATTGCTAAAATCCTAGCTATTACAGACATTTTTATCCATTGTCCAACAACCTGGAGAGAAGCCATGGGCATCGCAAATCTTGAAGCCATGGCAATGGGAAAACCAACTATAGTTTCAGATAACGAAGGCTTGGTAGAAGCAGTTGTAAATGAAGTAACGGGAATTATTGTTCCTCCAGGAAATATACAGGCATTAGCACAGGCTATCTTAAAATTAATTAAAGACAAAACCTTAGCAAATACCTTAGGCAAAAATGCTTATAAAAGAGCTAAGGATATATTTAATATTAAAAAAAATATAAAACCTCTTGAAGAAATTATTCTAACTCTTGCAAATGAAAAATAA